The Nonlabens spongiae genome contains a region encoding:
- a CDS encoding putative DNA modification/repair radical SAM protein, which yields MNFDRVKEKLEILADAAKYDVSCSSSGSRRKNKNNGLGNSDGMGICHSYTQDGRCVSLLKILLTNVCIFDCAYCVTRRSNDIKRAAFSVQEVVDLTINFYRRNYIEGLFLSSGIFKSPDTTMERLIRVAKKLRLEENFNGYIHLKSIPGASDELMHEAGLYADRLSVNIEIPTKEGLKLLAPEKNHKDFIQPMKAVNNAIQEYKHEKEKSRRIPAYAPAGQSTQMIIGATGESDRDIMYSANFFYKKYNMKRVYYSGYVPVTDDDRLPSLGTQVPMMRENRLYQADWLIRFYGFEVSEIVNENSLNLDMDIDPKLSWALRNMSQFPIDINKAPKELLKRIPGVGLKSVHKIVEGRRHRQLNWQHLQSFGIALNRAKYFISCNSKIHYSNDIDPFKLKQNILLESNSKYSKYFNYQLTLF from the coding sequence ATGAATTTTGATAGAGTCAAAGAGAAATTAGAAATATTAGCTGATGCTGCAAAGTATGACGTGAGTTGTAGCAGTAGTGGTAGCAGACGAAAAAATAAGAATAATGGACTGGGGAATTCAGATGGAATGGGTATCTGTCACAGTTATACGCAAGATGGACGCTGTGTCTCTCTTCTAAAGATTCTATTAACTAATGTATGCATTTTTGATTGTGCCTACTGTGTTACTAGAAGATCAAATGATATAAAGCGTGCAGCATTTTCAGTTCAAGAAGTCGTTGATCTGACTATTAACTTCTACCGAAGAAACTATATAGAAGGATTATTTCTTAGCTCAGGAATTTTCAAGAGTCCAGACACTACTATGGAAAGATTAATTCGTGTAGCTAAGAAACTTAGACTAGAAGAAAATTTCAATGGATATATTCACCTTAAATCCATACCAGGGGCTAGTGATGAACTTATGCACGAGGCTGGACTATATGCAGATAGATTATCAGTTAATATAGAAATTCCAACTAAAGAAGGACTTAAGCTCTTGGCACCTGAGAAAAATCATAAGGATTTTATACAACCCATGAAGGCAGTTAACAACGCTATTCAAGAATACAAACATGAGAAAGAGAAGTCTCGCAGAATTCCTGCATACGCTCCTGCCGGTCAAAGTACACAAATGATTATTGGAGCAACTGGCGAAAGTGATAGGGATATAATGTACTCTGCAAATTTTTTCTATAAGAAATACAATATGAAACGTGTCTATTATTCAGGTTACGTTCCAGTAACAGATGATGATCGGTTACCATCATTAGGAACTCAAGTTCCTATGATGAGGGAAAATAGATTATATCAAGCAGATTGGCTAATTAGATTTTATGGATTTGAGGTGAGCGAAATTGTAAATGAAAATTCTTTAAACCTGGATATGGACATTGATCCAAAACTTTCTTGGGCACTTAGAAATATGTCTCAGTTTCCTATAGACATTAACAAGGCACCAAAAGAACTATTGAAAAGGATCCCAGGAGTGGGGTTAAAATCTGTCCATAAAATTGTAGAAGGCAGAAGACATCGTCAATTGAACTGGCAACACTTGCAGTCGTTCGGGATTGCATTAAATCGAGCAAAATATTTCATCAGTTGCAATTCCAAAATACACTATTCAAATGATATTGACCCATTTAAACTAAAACAAAACATTCTTTTAGAATCAAATTCAAAGTATTCAAAGTACTTCAATTATCAACTAACTCTGTTCTGA
- a CDS encoding TIGR03915 family putative DNA repair protein, whose protein sequence is MNYITYDGSYAGLMTILYDIFQYKIESPIIQSRTIKDVGLYENINVITCESKAAKTLNYLKLFLSIGELELIRNIFLSEEQLAEQLIISVLQKTIKNKSSILKDFSNSNVLKIHKINKSVNREKHRMKAFIRFKKVDSDLFYAECEPDFDVLPLIIKHFSRRYANQKWIIFDSKRKYGIFYDLTQVQFIQLEKNSSNIINSQRSGEHDYEQLWSTYFERTNIKSRKNTKLFIQHVPKRYWKHLTELK, encoded by the coding sequence ATGAATTACATAACTTACGACGGCAGCTATGCAGGCCTTATGACAATCCTCTATGATATTTTTCAATACAAGATTGAATCTCCCATTATTCAATCACGTACAATCAAAGATGTAGGCCTCTATGAGAACATAAATGTGATTACGTGCGAATCTAAGGCAGCTAAAACTCTTAACTATCTGAAATTGTTTCTTAGTATCGGTGAACTGGAATTGATTAGAAATATTTTTTTAAGTGAGGAACAACTGGCAGAACAATTGATAATTTCTGTTCTACAGAAAACAATAAAGAATAAATCGTCAATTTTGAAAGACTTTTCAAATTCAAACGTCTTGAAAATCCATAAAATTAATAAGTCAGTTAATCGAGAAAAGCATAGGATGAAGGCATTTATCAGATTCAAAAAAGTTGACTCAGATCTATTTTATGCAGAATGTGAACCAGATTTTGATGTTTTACCTCTAATTATTAAACATTTCAGCCGGAGATATGCAAATCAAAAATGGATAATTTTTGACTCAAAAAGAAAATACGGGATTTTTTATGATTTAACTCAAGTACAATTCATACAACTTGAGAAGAACAGTTCAAACATTATCAATTCACAAAGAAGCGGAGAACATGACTATGAACAACTTTGGTCCACTTATTTTGAAAGAACAAATATTAAGTCTCGAAAAAATACTAAATTATTCATACAGCATGTTCCTAAAAGGTATTGGAAACATCTAACTGAACTTAAGTAA